Genomic DNA from Carassius gibelio isolate Cgi1373 ecotype wild population from Czech Republic chromosome B14, carGib1.2-hapl.c, whole genome shotgun sequence:
ATGGGTCAGTGTTTTAAtgactttaaaatgtttacattaaaatgtaacatttcacaGGATGTTTGCACATTAAATACTATTTAAGGTGCAGGCATCTTAAACATTCATAGAGTTTTAAGAACACATTTTTGGTCTGaattagtgttattttattattatttaataataatattgttgtatttattaatattttgaattagcttttatatttatatttttagttctttgtttttttttagttgtagtattttttgtgtgatttttgtcatttgtattcgtttttaatgaatatttctgtttaactttcatttattattttattatttttttcagttttagtttaacatttaaggtgtacaaatatttagcatcttaaatatttttaaaagtgtcaAACATTTTTCTGGTAAAGTTTTATTGACagttttaataacaattttaattattattattagtattattagtattattatgtattgttagtattttttaaataaagaaacaatatTGCAAGATTATGCCTAACTGAATTTCAGCCTTTTAAAGACACTGGACAGTTACACAACctagatattttaattaaaggtcagcaaaaagtgtcaaaattaatttattagaatATTAATTCAGAAACCTGTTCATCATAGAACAAATGTATTCAAATCCttgtataaattgcattttaatgtattttttaaattactgaaTAATAGATTCagaccaaatattttttttttatgtaattattcaTGTTATTCATATATCACAACAATGACATGTGACAACTACTAATTATCAATTTTCCAGGAGATAATTTGTATATTCTGCTTTACTCATCAAGATCTTTAAcagtcagaaaagaagaaaatacatGATTCAGAACTCTGTAATGGGATGTTTGAGACAGAAAAATAGGActcttgtctttttttctctctttcaggaAGATAAGAAGCTTGTTCATGGGTATGTCTGTGCTAAAAATGTCCTGTTGAAGCTGGATGGTCTGAAAGGACAAGGTGGTCCTTTCATTAAACTGAGTGATCCTGGACTGTCAATCTCTGTGCTTAACCAAGCAGGTAACACACGCTCATACACATTCATCCAAAAAGTGTGCAATGACTATTTAATAACATCTATTTAACATTTAATCGAATGTACTGTATTAACAGATTCTTAGTCAAATTATTTAACCctcaaaatgcattataaatccgtATGCTATTGTCACATTTCAGGTCCATTTGGACCCGGAGATTGGAGATTTCGTAAAACTTCAAATTTCAATTTACTCATGAAAAAACTATGACCGATACTATAAAATATAGTGGGATTAAAACGATTCAATATTTTTTACTCAATATTCATGAGAAATCATTGTATGAAATTGTACTGTTAATTACCAGTATTAACCCAATAGGaatgaatgtaattttaatacatttctttgAATTATATCTCATGATTGctcaaaaatatttatgaaaCTTACATACggtatttattttgaagaaaacaacGTCAGAACAACTAATATTACtctaaaatgttttcaaacacaaaattaattaaaaataaatttcatttcGATAGAAAGTGAGCAATTTTTCAGGCTGCAAAGGTTTGGCAATAGCCGTACATTTTCATATGCTCAACAAAGTTTAGTCCCAAAATTGTGTAAGACATGGGAAaaggttaaatatattttatatcaagTTTTTTGACACCAACATAACTTCATAAATCATTTtactgaaagtattttattttactccaaacatttgtaacattttatttaaatgactatATCTCTTAAAGAATCTgaaaaaagtgtaattttttattattttttatttatctctctcttccAGATCAAAACAGACCCAAATGCATTTTGAGGGTTAAATAATAATCAGTATAATGGATTTTGACTTTATTAAATGACATTTTCGATCCATTTTGCACTACTAACACTGATTTTTCGTGTGCTCAGAGTGTATTGATAGGATCCCCTGGATCGCCCCGGAGTGTGTTAAAAACCCCAAAGCACTAAGCATTGCAGCAGACAAGTGGGGGTTCGGGACCACACTATGGGAGATCTGCTACAATGGAGAGGTGCCCCTGCGTGAAAAGAAACTCTTAGAGGTGCTCGACTCTTCTGATGCATCTCTACATTTATACTTAACCAAAGCAGCTGTCGTTTTTTATTGGAATTACTGTCCTTTGTTTCTGACTTTCTGTCATTTGTCACATTATTTCTGTGTACATAAACAGAAAGAGCGATTCTACGAGGTGTTCGGTACTCTGGTAACTCCCAGCATCAGTAAACTGGCTGATCTGATCTCACAGTGCATGAACTATGACCCAAAGAAGAGGCCGTTCTTCAGAGCCATAGTGAGAGAGCTGGACGAGAAGGGTATCTATCACGTAATATCATACTATCGCTAATAGTCTTACCTCTTCTTTATGCatagattttgtaaaaaataaataaactttttgacaTCAAGTCAAAACTCGGGTTATgcatgtaaccctggttcctcaagaaggggaacgagacactgtgtcctctagtggacactatggggaacgcctcagcgGTGTCTGAAGCAGTGATTCCAAAGCAACAATGAAGCTGGCCAACGACAGTCTGTGACATCACTAAAAGTGTAACCACTGGTATAGAAGGGCCCCTTTCTCAACCTCTTCGTCATGTTTGAATCACGGCTTCAGACACTGATCACTCTGAGGCATTCCCCATAGTGTCCACTAgagcaggggttttcaaactgtgggTGGCAGAATGGAACAAGGTGGGTCAAACAGAGTCACTTGGCTGCAGCTAAATTTGCGTTTCAatgacaaacacactcacacagttcaGTTAAGGGATGCACGATATAGCCTACCAGATTAAATTACGAATTGCAATGTCCTGGTTAAAATGGTTAAAGCTAGGAAGTCATAGTTTAGTggtaagagagtttgactcctaacccaaaggttgtaggttctagtctcaggccggcaataccacgactgaggtgcccctgagcaagacactgaaccctcaactgctccccgggcgccgaccactgctccgagtgtgtgttcacggtgtgtgtgtgcacttcggatgggttaaatgcagagcattaattctgagtatggtcaccatacttggctgtatgtcaatTCACCTTACTTTTTCACTTTTAATTAAGTCCGCTATTTAAGACATGCATTGTGCATTTTGAAGCTGGGCATGCACGAGTTGTAAAAACAGTGAGGGTCTCATAGCAACGTCATGATAAAATGGTTCAATCGGTCcgcattattaattaaaaaaaactcgcTGTGCTGTATTCTGCATGAGATTGCATACACCACAAAATTCAGATGCTACGAAAACGGTTTCATGTAGGCTATGTCCATTAATTTCTGTTGTCTGTTTGAACTCTGCACTGTTTTTGTTTGGAAACGGTCTGTAAAAGCACTTCCCATGTACAGGGTGAGCAGGCCACAAACACAGGGTTTATTATAACACTACAAGATTAAAACGTTTCCACACCAAATTTTGCAATATTTCCTTAATGCATCATCTCTATATAGAGAAAAAATGTGCCAAAGTTAAAAAATCTTTTGAAGATATTGGTGAATATTTATTTAACCACTGCAAAAgtaaatttaaatcataaaatacaaTTTGAAGTATACTTCATGGTAGTATTTGTATACAGTACATTAcgtaattaattgtattttttatctaCAGACCTTCACCTTACAGACACAATTCCTCCACAGGAGACTGATCCTACAGATTTCAAGAGCAGGTTCCTCAAGAAAATACGAAAACTTGGAGAGGTACTGGACTTTTCGAGGTTTATGTTTAATTCAAGTCAAATAAAGGAGCATGTGCATGATTCCTACTCGATACTTTATTTCGAAATGTTTTTATAGAATTCATAGAACATATATTTTAGTTTCCAATCAgtgtaattttagtattatttatataatattatagtattcattcatatttagaatgagtttttattttaagctattttacatttttattttagttttagtattttctTTAATGTCCATTTGCCGTTtgtattagtttatatatatatctatattatatatctataaatatatttatacactatACACTAACGAGCTGTGGACACTGATGTAAATGAATTACACCTGAGGTAAATGAAAATCAGTTTTATTGCCGTCTTTTTGcagttgaaacactgattgagcagTTTGAAGTTCCGCTCATGCATTTGTTCGATACACAAGCGTACCGAACCGAAAAGCCCATACTGAAAATGTTCTGTATGAATacgtgtaccgttacacccctagaatATAGTAAAAATTCCAGTAGAATTAGTGATTCTGGAAATCTGGACCAAGTTATACCAATCTCTTACTCGATTCGTTCACAATCAGATCCCACCTAAATCCCATAATTCCCTTGGATTAACGTGTCCTTGATTCATTAactgtttgtattgttttttttatcaatcttGTCCAGGGTAACTTTGGGATGGTGGAACTGTGTCTGTACGATCCTAAGGGAGATCAGACAGGTGAACTGGTGGCCGTCAAATCTCTGAAAACAGAAAATGAGAGCAGCAACCTGAGGAAAGAAATCAGCACCATCAGAAACCTCTACCATGAAAACATTGTCAAATACAAAGGCATCTGCAGTGATGAAGGCAAGTCATGAGCACACCTACATACACAAACAAAGCCCTGTTTACACAAAGTATTCACACTGGTTTCTAATCTCTATGACTGTATACCTCAGTTACTAAACAAATATACACCCAGTTTATATATACCTACTGTTTTATTGCTTGGGGTGAATGTATCACTCAGGAGGAGCAAACATCAAACTCGTTATGGAGTATTTGCCTGCTGGCAGTCTGAAAGACTACTTGCCCCGTAACAAATCCAACATCGATCAGAAGAGACTGCTGCTTTATGCTCTTCAGATATGTCAGGTAATATAGCCAATACAACAGATGCCTATAGATAGCTTTTCCCATGAGCTatgttttcaattatttaaaaaaatatatatacttaagCTTTCACATGCCAATTTTCAATATTTTGTATCCAATGCAGTtacatgcagatatttttatttgtgacttaagtgtccaaatattttttttttaggctacACAACAGTAGCGATCACTGTGAATAACTGCCATCTTTTAATAGAAATCTTGTATTTGTCAGGGTATGGAGTACCTGGGATCTCAGAACTACATCCACAGGGATCTGGCAGCGAGAAACATCTTAGTGGAGAATGAATCCCTTGTGAAGATCGGGGACTTTGGTCTGACTAAGAGCATCAAAGATGATAAGGACTATTACAAAGTGACTGAAGAACAGGACAGTCCTGTGTACTGGTAAAGAAAAACTCATTCCTGCTTATGTATCTTTGAACATTTTAATCACTATGTAAAGCACAGTTTTAATATGTAttgcttttaaatgtgtttaatatttctgtaaaagAAAAATGATTAATACATCTGAAAAGCTATTACCTTCTTCCTTTTAATTCAAACACCATGCTGACCttgaaaatgcaacatattttgtcTTATGAATATTGCCGGCGTTAGCTGCAGCAGAAAGGAAACCGGATCCATGAGCAGCAGACTTTATTCAGAAGCTAACATAAAACTCCAGACCAGGGAAGAAACAACGAACATAACGCAACGTACAACTGACAATAAACTGAAAGAACCATGGGGCTTAAATAGACAGGACAAACAAAGGGGGAACCTAACTAAAACATACCTGAACTGAGGAACCTCTTTAAATCCAGCAATAGAAACAAACAGGGAGAGAACGGAGGAGCTCTGAGCTAATTAACAGACTAGGAGATTAACGAAGAACCTCAGACCTGAACAGAACAGagaaacagaataaaaacaaactcTAAACCAGAACTAACAAACCATAACTGTGAAAAATAtagtactttttttaaattacacacacacacacacacacacacacacacacacacacacacacacacacacacacatatatatatatatatatatatatatatatatatatatatatatatatatatatatatatatatatatgtatgtatatatttataaagaacatttctacactttggggtcagtaagatcaaTTTTGTaggtaatatttttattcagagaggatgtattaaattgattcaAAGTAACACTAAAGACACTTATAAtttaacaaaagatttctataaacgcagttcaaaaaaatcataaataataaattaaatgcagttcatttagtgaaagtgaaagtgaaagtgaagtgacattcagccaagtatggtgacccatactcagaatttgtgctctgcatttaacccatccaaaatgcacacacacagagcagtgaacacacacacacacactgtgagcacacacccggagcagtgggcagccatttatgctgcggcgcccggggagcagttgggggttcgatgccttgctcaagggcacctaagtcgtggtattgaaggtggagagaaagctgttcatgcactaccgccacccacaattccgtccggcccgagactagaacccacaacccttcgattgggagtccaaccctctaaccattaggccacgacttcccttgtttttaataatgtaacatggttttccacagaaatattaagcagtgtTTATAAAACTggtaataagaaatgcttcttgggCATCAAAATAAGTGGAGAATGAAAAATCAGCTTTACATCACGGAAATAAATAGAGggaaatagaaaacttatttaaACTCTTACTGACCACAAAGTTTTCAGTTGTTACATTGatctttattttagtttgtgttgTTGTTATACTGAAGACACTGCAATTCactaattgtttaaaaaaaagcatgtgttcagcaaggtttttattttatttttgtatgtccaaagttttactgtatatttgcatAGACGTCCACTGAAGGTCCTGCTGAACACGGGTCATGTCTTTGTCATCTGTCTGTGTAGGTATGCTCCAGAATGTCTCATTAATCGGAAGTTCTATAAGGCATCTGATGTTTGGTCATTTGGGGTCACTCTTTATGAAATCATGTCCTACTGTGACCGTGAGAACAGCCCTCCACAGGTGAGCAGTACAAAGCTCACAATAACTTATTTGAATACAACAGGTATTATAATCACAGTGACTCATTTGCTAATTCCTGTACTGATATGTTTCTCTGGTAGGTATTCCTGAAATCGATTGGCCGGTCTCATGGGCAGATGACCATGGCCAGGCTGGTAGATGCTCTTGAGAAAGGCTGGAGGATGCCACGTCCAGATACATGCCCTGAAATGGTGAGATATTTGACTTTGGAGAAGCAGTTTCCCTGATATGATTGTAAATCATATTATATCATGGGCAGTTTCTTCAAAAGATGTGTGTCTGTGGCTGCAGGTGTACACTCAGATACGCAGGTGCTGGAGTCAAGCCCCAGAAAACAGAGTGGATTTCAAGAGCCTAATCGAAGAGTTTGAGTTTTTCGTCACTAGAGAAAACATCTAGCTTCCATTCATCCGATCCACCTACAGAATtcagatgcattttttatttgtatgtgtctTGTTTATTATACTTAGAAACATTATGCACATTACTTTCTCTTTAAATCTTTGCCATTTAATCATCTACCTCCAAAAACacgtaaagggttagttcaatcaaaatttttaattaggctgtgttttactccacccaccccccccccccccccccccccccgctctgagttgtatatgactttctttttcgaATGCAGTCTGAGTTATGTTGTacttgatctttcaagctctctCATTGCagttagagttgttccgattccgatactagtatcggaaatatctccgataccacaacaaattctggcatcggcatcggcgagtacatgaacccatataccgatccgataccattttcttaaaaaagacctagttatgaccgcaagctttacctaaccgctgcacggttcttcttcgctgctcaaaatgcattgaaaacacaggaagttgtgctgtgttgccacaagcaacccctgtttagagcagcgaagaagaaatgaaaacgcgttagcagcccttatctatatatgactggatcactcatcacattctaaactgccaaaagacagtgaagccgctactatattatagatcagtggttagcagtatgtctctgtagtaccggtagttacagactctcaagtatattcagtaccggcaactgcgttcagtcgcttccgtgtaagtcaaaacgcagggctccagacagtagccgaatatatactagtgtctgtgaatattaaactgcaaaatactatttaaatattactcccgcaaaatctacatctctgtgggtgactggcacagatgcgcgagagctcgctgttttgtagtctctgctgtgtgtcatgaggacacgaacgcataaaccgtcacttcatgagaatttaccgtttcatttgagaatactgtcatatcataaacacagacactcaaagatcttcatggcagcccattaaaataaatgtgtggtttacatgagtaaattgacaatatataaagctactgttgtagcctacagtaataataatacatctctataataataataattatgcctagatggttgcttgttttttacttgttttttacttgttagagattatctgattaatagatctttttttatattcctagacttatttgttgcagttttttttatacagttatattgtaaaacttaaataccttttttagtttgcggtgttagatttttggctgcatttgaagttcttttttgcataagaaaataaataatactgtcaaattcatgttagataataaaaatactgtaataaatacagtagttcaccatgtatttgttcatgttttattgagggatctgtctgaagcacaccataaaaaaattctagcaatttacacagggctagtagtatatacagctgtatatacagatatacacccaggtatcggatcagtactcggtatcggccgataccctgagcccaggtatcggaatcggtatcgggaagagaaaaagggtatcggaacatctctagcagtcatgcatttttgtataaaaaatatccatatttaaaacatattgtaAATGGACGCAGTTCCAGGGGAATTACGCATAAGGTCAGCTTTGCACATGCGCCGGTGAGTctcatgaaaaaataaagaagaaagtcatatacacctaggatgcctcgggggTTAGTAAAATGCatcctaattttcatttttgggtgaactaaccctttaacatattGCTTAGCACTCAACAAGTATCAAGTATTAAaaaggttcataaaaaaaaaaaaaaaaaaaacgctgaagCTATATCAAATTTACGGCAAGATTTACTTACAGCTTACACCAGTGCAAACCCTGTTAAAGCATTAAAAACGACTGTCATGAAAAGGCATGGGTGCagtcattaggcttgttcgaaaTTCATCAGCACTGCGCGGAACGAATCAGCGTATGACATCAAAATACGGCGAGTGTGATTAGAGTGCAGTTAACTCTCTAAGCTTCAAAATCACTTTCGCTGTACTTTGATGTCACGCACCAGTCGGTCTGCACAGTGCTGATGCATCTAAAACAAGCCTATTTTTGCGGCTGACTTTATTTGGATATACATTTGTAATAAGGTTTGAGCTAGCCAGTTAACTGGCATTATTTCTATTGTGGTATTGTGGCATTATCTAAAGctcaaaaaagcatgtcttaacccATTTTGCGCTTGACATAACACTATAGTTGCTAATTTGctctgctcttggtagattgcatTGGTCATTATGAAAATGATCTGGTTGTGTGTTCTTTCATTTTCTCATCGTCAGTAGATCATTAACAGAGCTTAACATTCCTTTTGGCGCTTTTATTGGATTGCGATTTAATGCTAATTTGCTTAATTGATTAGTAAATATGGCCataaaatacatgtattgttttaattacagaaaaaatgcAGACGTGCCTTAATATCACAGGAGACATATTTGATAGGAGTGTAACGGTCCATGTATTTGTCCAGAACGGTAACggcactgatgtcacggttcagtTCATGCAGTCAGACGACAAATACAGTCAGTcataggccctgtcccaaatccCACCCTAAACCCATGCAGTCTTCCTCTGAGTTCACACTTTCGTGATGTAATGCTGCTTTGACTGTCGGATAGAAGTCTGCTGCTGAGCTTGCCTCAGTGTGGGCTCGGCAGCAGTGGGGCATCCAGGGCGCATAGAGACCCTTCTGAAAGCTAAAATGACAAATGGGACACCCTACAGTCttatttatatgaatgtatgaatgggtttatatgaatgtatctctgggAGGAACTGACCGTCTACAGAAATGTTTTGATggcattttcttttcctcttatctccatataatacatattaaagtagtgtttataAGTGCAGGTAACAAAGGAAACTCTATATTGCTGCTGTTCCACaggcgccacctgctgtcagagaataaattagcattttaattcagTCCGTCTCATTTCAAAACTCTAAAGttagaccattctgtttttgcttgaaattatacaatctaattcaaATCAAAAATAATTGCTCATGTTAAATGTATGAATTTCCCCTTGATCGAACCTTGACTCAGAAtctgaggtacgtaccgaaccgtgacttcTGTGTACCATTACACCTGTAGTATTCGTTGCATTTTACTGGAAAATATATAGCAGCTTTTCCACTGTTGGGCTGAATGGTTTTAAGAACAGTAAGAAATTATATTTCCACTTCAGCTCTGTTCGGCACGGCATCATTAAAAACCGTTCAAGGCCCGAAACCATGCAGGCAGAAAATGTGTAGTGGTGTCTCCACTCAGGATTTGTCAGTTGTTTGTTGTCTAGCCAGTAGTTTCTCTCTATATGCTATATGAGTGGAGCAAA
This window encodes:
- the LOC127971156 gene encoding tyrosine-protein kinase JAK1-like, with amino-acid sequence MKQEKHLGQGTRTNIYAGKLNLRNEDEDSLPGHEVVDVVLKVLGAGNYISAFLDTVSVMQQISHKHMVLMYGICMHIMDVIMVEEFVQHGPLDLFMRNHRSELTPSWKFQVAEQLSSVLSYLEDKKLVHGYVCAKNVLLKLDGLKGQGGPFIKLSDPGLSISVLNQAECIDRIPWIAPECVKNPKALSIAADKWGFGTTLWEICYNGEVPLREKKLLEKERFYEVFGTLVTPSISKLADLISQCMNYDPKKRPFFRAIVRELDEKDLHLTDTIPPQETDPTDFKSRFLKKIRKLGEGNFGMVELCLYDPKGDQTGELVAVKSLKTENESSNLRKEISTIRNLYHENIVKYKGICSDEGGANIKLVMEYLPAGSLKDYLPRNKSNIDQKRLLLYALQICQGMEYLGSQNYIHRDLAARNILVENESLVKIGDFGLTKSIKDDKDYYKVTEEQDSPVYWYAPECLINRKFYKASDVWSFGVTLYEIMSYCDRENSPPQVFLKSIGRSHGQMTMARLVDALEKGWRMPRPDTCPEMVYTQIRRCWSQAPENRVDFKSLIEEFEFFVTRENI